In one Chitinophaga sancti genomic region, the following are encoded:
- the cysD gene encoding sulfate adenylyltransferase subunit CysD, whose translation MSNKIQWEFPQALEDEAIYILRETAAQFEKPAILFSGGKDSITIVRLAQKAFYPGKCPFPLLHIDTGHNFPETIQFRDWLVESLGLELVVRNVQDSINQGKVQEETGKYASRNALQTVTLLDAIEEMKYDACIGGARRDEEKARAKERIFSVRDEFGQWNAKMQRPELFDMLNGKINIGENVRVFPISNWTELDVWNYIRREKLEIPSIYFSHERDIIERDGMYWPASPFLNTTDEEVPFRQKVRFRTVGDMTCTAAVISEADKLEDIISEILEAKISERGARIDDKRSEAAMEKRKQAGYF comes from the coding sequence ATGAGTAATAAAATACAGTGGGAGTTTCCGCAGGCATTGGAAGATGAGGCCATCTATATTTTACGTGAAACGGCTGCTCAGTTTGAAAAGCCGGCCATCCTATTCTCAGGTGGTAAAGATTCTATCACCATCGTAAGACTGGCTCAGAAGGCTTTTTACCCAGGTAAGTGTCCTTTTCCATTATTACATATCGATACAGGGCATAACTTCCCTGAAACGATCCAATTCCGTGACTGGCTTGTTGAAAGCTTAGGCCTGGAACTGGTAGTAAGAAATGTACAGGATAGCATCAACCAGGGAAAAGTACAGGAAGAAACCGGAAAATATGCCAGCCGCAATGCACTGCAAACAGTAACCCTGCTGGATGCCATCGAAGAGATGAAGTATGATGCTTGTATAGGAGGTGCCCGCCGTGACGAAGAAAAAGCCCGTGCCAAAGAAAGGATCTTCTCCGTAAGAGATGAATTCGGACAATGGAACGCTAAAATGCAACGTCCTGAACTGTTCGACATGCTGAATGGTAAAATTAACATCGGTGAGAACGTTCGTGTATTCCCAATCTCCAACTGGACAGAGCTGGATGTATGGAACTATATACGCAGAGAAAAACTGGAAATCCCCTCTATCTATTTCTCCCACGAAAGAGACATTATAGAAAGGGATGGGATGTACTGGCCAGCTTCTCCATTCCTGAATACCACAGATGAAGAAGTACCGTTCCGCCAAAAAGTACGTTTCCGTACCGTAGGCGATATGACATGTACCGCTGCTGTGATTTCCGAGGCTGACAAACTGGAAGATATCATCTCCGAAATACTGGAGGCCAAGATCTCCGAAAGAGGCGCCCGTATCGATGATAAACGCTCGGAAGCTGCTATGGAAAAACGTAAGCAGGCAGGTTATTTCTAA
- a CDS encoding phosphoadenylyl-sulfate reductase translates to MKDIRQAIEGLDAPAAMAWLAAEFPGAVAFSTSFGQEDQVIADMIWRHNIPVRVFTLDTGRLFQETYDLMDLTRARYKQNFEVYFPETSSVESLLKEKGSNSFYESVENRKECCNIRKVVPLNRALQGVKVWITGLRAEQSENRQSLHDIEWDESRQMYKYQPLINWTFEQMLDYLKTNNVPYNKLHDQGFISIGCAPCTRAIEPGEHPRAGRWWWEISKKECGLHG, encoded by the coding sequence ATGAAAGACATCAGACAAGCAATCGAAGGCCTTGACGCACCTGCAGCAATGGCCTGGCTGGCAGCAGAATTTCCGGGAGCCGTGGCATTTTCCACCTCCTTCGGACAAGAAGATCAGGTCATTGCCGACATGATCTGGCGCCACAACATCCCTGTAAGGGTATTCACACTGGATACGGGACGTCTCTTCCAGGAGACCTATGATCTTATGGATCTGACCCGCGCCCGTTACAAGCAAAATTTTGAAGTCTATTTCCCTGAAACCTCCAGTGTCGAATCACTGCTCAAGGAAAAAGGCTCCAACAGCTTTTATGAGTCGGTAGAAAACCGCAAAGAATGCTGTAACATCCGCAAGGTAGTGCCGCTGAACAGGGCATTGCAGGGGGTGAAAGTCTGGATCACAGGGCTGCGCGCCGAACAGTCGGAAAACCGCCAGTCACTCCACGACATTGAATGGGACGAAAGCCGCCAGATGTACAAGTATCAGCCCCTGATTAACTGGACATTTGAACAGATGCTGGATTACCTGAAAACGAACAACGTACCTTATAATAAGCTCCATGACCAGGGTTTCATCAGCATTGGCTGTGCCCCTTGTACCAGGGCCATTGAACCAGGAGAACACCCACGTGCAGGTCGCTGGTGGTGGGAAATCTCAAAGAAAGAATGTGGCTTGCACGGATAA
- a CDS encoding RrF2 family transcriptional regulator, whose translation MLSKKTQYAFHALIHLAENQDKGPILISEIAQEKNISIKFLENILLELKNAGILGSKKGKGGGYYLMKPPKEIALAKIIRLLDGAIALLPCVSLNYYERCENCKDETVCGLNEVMSKVRDASLKILENKTLKDILTRQVTT comes from the coding sequence ATGCTATCGAAAAAAACACAATACGCTTTTCATGCACTTATTCACCTGGCAGAAAATCAGGATAAAGGACCGATCCTGATATCCGAGATTGCACAGGAAAAAAATATATCCATTAAGTTCCTGGAAAACATTCTGCTGGAGTTGAAAAACGCCGGTATCCTGGGAAGTAAAAAGGGTAAAGGCGGTGGCTATTACCTGATGAAGCCGCCAAAGGAGATAGCCCTGGCTAAAATCATCCGCCTGCTGGACGGTGCAATCGCACTGTTGCCATGCGTAAGCCTGAACTACTACGAACGATGCGAAAATTGCAAAGATGAAACAGTATGCGGGCTCAATGAGGTGATGAGTAAGGTAAGGGATGCCTCCCTTAAGATCCTGGAAAATAAGACGTTAAAGGATATATTAACCAGACAGGTTACCACTTAA
- the dapB gene encoding 4-hydroxy-tetrahydrodipicolinate reductase, translating to MKIALIGYGKMGKAIEAIAVAKGHEIVARIDKDNQDLLNKEILQNANVAIEFTGPETAYNNILKCFEANVPVICGSTGWLEKMPEVTALCLEKHQAFLYASNFSIGVNIFFELNKRLAELMAPQSQYNVTMEEIHHTQKRDAPSGTAISLAEQVLEKVTRKQNWVNDETTAPTELAIISKRIDPAPGTHIINYTSPIDDITITHTAHSREGFASGAVVAAEWIQGKKGVFSMKDVLSL from the coding sequence ATGAAAATAGCGTTAATTGGTTACGGGAAAATGGGCAAGGCCATAGAAGCCATTGCCGTTGCAAAAGGACATGAGATCGTAGCTCGTATTGATAAAGACAACCAGGACCTCCTCAATAAGGAAATCCTGCAAAACGCCAATGTGGCTATTGAATTTACCGGACCAGAAACTGCTTACAATAATATCCTGAAGTGCTTTGAAGCCAATGTACCTGTAATATGCGGCAGCACCGGATGGCTGGAAAAAATGCCGGAAGTAACAGCGCTTTGCCTGGAAAAACATCAGGCATTCCTGTATGCAAGCAATTTCAGCATTGGCGTAAATATCTTCTTCGAACTGAATAAGCGACTGGCCGAACTGATGGCGCCACAGTCACAGTACAATGTAACGATGGAAGAGATCCATCATACCCAAAAGCGCGATGCGCCAAGTGGTACCGCCATCTCCCTGGCAGAACAGGTACTGGAAAAAGTGACCAGGAAGCAAAACTGGGTGAATGATGAAACAACCGCCCCAACAGAACTCGCCATCATTTCCAAAAGAATAGATCCGGCACCAGGTACACATATCATCAACTATACCTCCCCTATCGACGACATCACCATTACGCACACCGCTCATTCCAGAGAAGGATTTGCGTCCGGCGCCGTTGTAGCAGCTGAATGGATTCAGGGCAAAAAGGGTGTGTTCAGTATGAAAGATGTGTTAAGCCTATAG
- a CDS encoding DUF5683 domain-containing protein translates to MAKKSGNILHFLLRICFLASPVLCLLHTTANAQDSTKAEWLRKQQPDNRKDSAGLFITTKDSAGVVKKDSAGPIVQPPIHSPRKAALYSAVLPGLGQIYNREYWKLPLIYAALGITTGTYIFNMNKYRTYRDAYRIRMDGNADTKDAYVGLYSDAGLKYLRDGYREYVDYSVLVFVLAYSLNIVDATVFAHLRNFDMSDDLSFKITPTVINNQALGFCLKVNLGGSKKKSVSSLAMAAPTKW, encoded by the coding sequence GTGGCTAAAAAGTCCGGAAACATACTTCATTTTTTATTACGCATTTGTTTCCTGGCTTCGCCGGTATTATGCTTATTGCATACTACTGCAAATGCACAGGACAGTACCAAAGCAGAATGGTTGAGAAAACAACAGCCGGATAACCGTAAAGACAGTGCCGGACTTTTCATCACAACGAAGGATTCAGCAGGAGTTGTTAAGAAAGACTCTGCAGGTCCAATAGTACAACCACCCATTCATAGCCCACGTAAAGCAGCCCTCTACTCGGCGGTATTGCCAGGTCTGGGCCAGATTTATAACCGGGAATACTGGAAACTGCCACTTATTTATGCGGCACTGGGTATCACCACCGGTACGTATATCTTCAACATGAACAAATACAGGACCTACCGCGATGCCTACCGTATACGTATGGATGGCAATGCGGATACCAAAGACGCATACGTAGGCCTGTACAGTGATGCCGGCCTGAAGTACCTGCGTGACGGATACAGGGAGTACGTAGATTATTCCGTACTCGTATTCGTACTGGCATATAGCCTCAATATCGTAGATGCAACAGTATTTGCCCACCTGCGTAACTTTGATATGAGCGACGATCTGAGTTTTAAGATCACCCCTACCGTGATCAACAACCAGGCCCTGGGCTTTTGCCTCAAAGTGAACCTGGGCGGTTCTAAAAAGAAGTCGGTGAGTTCGCTGGCTATGGCCGCTCCTACCAAATGGTAA
- a CDS encoding ParB/RepB/Spo0J family partition protein: MSNQSKGTPNKKEALGKGIRSLLANIDTDLKLTSNALNEQVVSQATGIERIPLDQIDINPKQPRRDFDEKALQELSMSISLHDVIQPITVSKLGPKKYQLIAGERRLRASRMAGLKDIPAYIRQVNDQELLELALLENLQRENLNAIEIGLSYKRLMDEVMLTQEQVADRMGKERSTVTNYIRLLKLPPDIQVAVRNGQISMGHARALIAVENVEKQLFIFNEIMQNGLSVRQTEELVRKTSHIDKGNVKKPAKNTLPPPYQKIEDNLASHFSTKVKLDRNKSGKGSVTIEFYSDEELDSILEKIDLYGG, encoded by the coding sequence ATGAGCAATCAGAGTAAGGGTACTCCTAATAAGAAAGAGGCGCTGGGTAAAGGTATCCGCTCGCTGCTGGCAAACATTGATACTGACCTGAAGCTAACCTCCAATGCGCTCAATGAGCAGGTGGTATCACAGGCCACTGGTATCGAGCGTATTCCGCTGGACCAGATCGACATCAATCCAAAGCAGCCGCGCCGGGACTTCGATGAAAAGGCTTTGCAGGAACTGAGTATGTCCATTTCTTTGCACGATGTAATCCAGCCGATTACCGTGTCAAAACTGGGGCCCAAAAAATACCAGCTGATAGCAGGTGAACGCCGTTTGCGCGCAAGCCGGATGGCAGGTCTGAAAGACATTCCTGCATACATCCGCCAGGTAAACGACCAGGAACTGCTGGAACTGGCACTGCTGGAAAACTTACAGCGCGAAAATCTGAATGCCATTGAAATTGGTTTGAGCTACAAACGCCTCATGGATGAGGTGATGCTCACCCAGGAACAAGTGGCCGACCGTATGGGTAAAGAAAGAAGTACGGTTACCAACTATATCCGCCTCCTTAAACTGCCACCAGATATTCAGGTAGCTGTCAGGAACGGACAAATCAGTATGGGTCATGCCCGTGCACTGATCGCTGTTGAAAATGTGGAAAAACAACTCTTCATCTTCAACGAGATCATGCAAAACGGCCTTTCCGTACGCCAGACAGAAGAACTGGTGCGGAAAACCTCCCATATCGATAAAGGAAATGTAAAGAAACCAGCTAAGAACACATTACCTCCCCCTTATCAGAAAATAGAGGATAACCTGGCCAGCCACTTTTCTACAAAAGTGAAACTGGATAGAAACAAGAGCGGTAAAGGAAGCGTAACGATCGAGTTCTACTCTGACGAAGAACTGGATAGTATATTAGAAAAAATAGACTTATACGGTGGCTAA
- a CDS encoding ParA family protein, whose product MARVIAIANQKGGVGKTTSAINLASSLAVLEYKTLLVDADPQANSTTGLGFDLRNIQQSLYDCMVNDVQAKDVILESDTPNLKVLASHIDLVGAELELINHPNREQVMKQVIDAVRDEYDFVIVDCSPSLGLITVNALVASDSVIIPVQCEFFALEGLGKLLNTIKIVQSRLNTNLAIEGILMTMYDGRLRLSNQVVDEVKQHFEESVFNTIIHRNTKLGEAPSFGKSVIMYDAASTGAINYLNLAKEILQKNNFTRINLEDKILAIDNEQSE is encoded by the coding sequence ATGGCAAGAGTAATTGCAATCGCGAATCAAAAAGGTGGGGTAGGAAAGACTACCAGCGCTATTAACCTGGCTAGCAGCCTGGCAGTGCTGGAGTACAAAACACTGCTGGTGGATGCCGACCCACAGGCAAATAGCACCACCGGCTTGGGTTTTGACCTCCGCAACATACAGCAGAGTTTATATGACTGTATGGTAAACGATGTCCAGGCCAAAGACGTGATCCTGGAATCGGATACTCCGAACCTGAAAGTACTCGCCTCCCATATTGATCTGGTAGGTGCTGAACTGGAACTCATTAACCACCCGAACAGGGAACAGGTAATGAAGCAGGTAATAGATGCTGTAAGGGATGAATATGACTTTGTAATAGTAGACTGCTCCCCTTCCCTGGGTCTGATCACTGTCAATGCACTTGTGGCATCAGACTCTGTGATTATTCCTGTACAGTGTGAGTTCTTTGCACTGGAGGGTCTGGGTAAGTTACTGAATACCATAAAAATCGTTCAGAGCCGCCTGAATACAAACCTGGCCATTGAGGGGATCCTCATGACCATGTATGATGGCCGCCTCCGTCTGAGCAACCAGGTGGTGGACGAGGTGAAACAACATTTTGAAGAAAGCGTGTTCAATACAATTATTCACCGTAATACCAAACTGGGCGAAGCACCTAGTTTTGGTAAATCCGTAATCATGTATGACGCGGCAAGTACAGGGGCTATCAATTACCTGAACCTTGCCAAAGAAATACTCCAAAAGAATAATTTCACACGTATTAACCTTGAAGATAAAATACTAGCAATCGACAATGAGCAATCAGAGTAA
- a CDS encoding metal-dependent hydrolase produces the protein MKLTFYGHSCFAVEIKGKKIVFDPFITYNELAKAIDVNKLEADYIFMSHGHEDHIADLVPLAKRTQATVVAVPEVLGWAKKQGVEKGHPMNIGGKWNFDFGTVKCVVATHTSSMPDGSYGGTPVGYVFTTTAGNFYFSGDTGLTMDMQLIPRWAKLDFAVLPLGDNFTMGAADAIIAAEFIDCKRIVGIHYDTFGYIKIDQEKTKQQFTQAGLELLLPAIGTTIDL, from the coding sequence ATGAAGCTTACATTTTACGGTCATTCCTGTTTTGCAGTCGAGATTAAGGGCAAAAAGATTGTTTTTGATCCATTTATCACGTACAACGAGTTAGCGAAGGCTATCGATGTCAATAAGCTGGAAGCTGATTATATCTTTATGTCACATGGTCATGAGGACCACATTGCAGACCTTGTTCCTCTGGCAAAGCGTACCCAGGCAACCGTCGTTGCAGTACCTGAAGTACTGGGCTGGGCGAAAAAGCAGGGCGTAGAGAAAGGTCACCCGATGAACATTGGCGGAAAATGGAACTTTGACTTCGGTACTGTAAAATGTGTAGTAGCTACCCATACCAGTTCTATGCCTGACGGATCTTATGGTGGTACCCCGGTAGGATATGTGTTCACAACCACAGCTGGTAATTTCTATTTTTCAGGTGATACCGGTTTGACCATGGATATGCAGCTGATTCCCCGCTGGGCGAAATTAGATTTTGCGGTGTTGCCACTTGGGGATAACTTCACAATGGGAGCAGCAGATGCGATTATCGCTGCGGAATTTATTGATTGTAAAAGGATTGTTGGAATTCACTACGATACATTCGGATATATTAAGATAGATCAGGAGAAAACGAAACAACAGTTTACCCAGGCAGGTTTGGAATTGCTTTTACCCGCAATAGGAACTACTATCGATTTATAA